In one Pseudomonas sp. Bout1 genomic region, the following are encoded:
- a CDS encoding glycogen/starch/alpha-glucan phosphorylase codes for MSQEPLVREAEVAAFRDAVLTKLTYAVGKDPDHAFDHDWFEAIALAARDHMVDHWMDHTRHIYRKGQKRVYYLSLEFLIGRLLYDSLSNLGLLDVAREAMSELGVDMERIRLLEPDAALGNGGLGRLAACFMESMSTLGIAGHGYGIRYEHGLFRQAIVDGWQQEQTERWLDFGNPWEFERAEVIYPIGFGGSVETLPDASGKLIQVWTPIETVRAVAYDTPVVGWRGASVNTLRLWRARAVEDLHLERFNAGDHLGAVAEVARAESISRVLYPADSTEAGQELRLRQEYFFVSASLQDLLRRHKNMHGSVLSLGEHAAIQLNDTHPSIAVAELMRQLVDLHDIPWEAAWDVTVETLSYTNHTLLPEALETWPVGLMERMLPRHMQIIYLINAQHIDSLRAKGIHDFDVLRAVSLIEEDNGRRVRMGNLAFLGSHSVNGVSGLHTQLMRSTVFSELHKLYPDRINNKTNGITFRRWLYQANPKLTAMLVEALGPDILDNTETRLVELEPFAEKQAFRKAFAEQRLHSKRALADIIHERLGISVNPAAMFDVQVKRIHEYKRQLLNLLHTVALYQAIRAEPGTDWVPRVKIFAGKAAASYHQAKLIIKLTNDIARTVNNDPTVRGLLKVVFLPNYNVSLAESIIPAADLSEQISTAGFEASGTSNMKFGLNGALTIGTMDGANVEMHERVGADHMFIFGLSAQQVEARKHAGEFNAGPDIAASHRLNDVLQAIRGGVFSPDDPGRYAGLVDSLIDYDRFLVCADFDSYWDAQARVEAHWHDSKEWWRSAVLNTARMGWFSSDRTIREYATEIWKALD; via the coding sequence ATGTCTCAGGAACCGCTTGTACGAGAAGCAGAGGTAGCCGCATTTCGCGATGCCGTCTTGACCAAACTTACCTACGCGGTGGGCAAGGACCCCGACCACGCCTTCGACCACGACTGGTTCGAGGCCATCGCACTGGCCGCCCGCGACCATATGGTCGACCACTGGATGGACCACACCCGGCACATCTACCGCAAGGGACAGAAGCGGGTCTATTACCTCTCGCTGGAATTCCTGATCGGCCGGCTGCTCTACGACAGCCTGAGCAACCTCGGCCTGTTGGACGTGGCCCGTGAGGCCATGAGCGAGCTGGGTGTGGACATGGAGCGCATTCGCCTGCTGGAGCCCGACGCGGCCCTGGGCAACGGTGGCCTTGGGCGCCTGGCAGCGTGCTTCATGGAAAGCATGTCGACCCTGGGCATTGCCGGCCACGGCTATGGCATTCGTTATGAACACGGCCTGTTCCGCCAGGCGATTGTCGATGGCTGGCAGCAGGAGCAAACCGAACGCTGGCTGGATTTCGGCAACCCGTGGGAGTTCGAGCGGGCTGAAGTGATCTACCCGATCGGTTTTGGCGGCAGCGTGGAAACCCTGCCGGACGCTTCCGGCAAATTGATTCAAGTCTGGACACCTATCGAAACCGTGCGTGCCGTGGCCTACGACACCCCGGTAGTCGGCTGGCGTGGCGCCAGCGTCAACACCTTGCGCCTGTGGCGTGCCCGGGCCGTGGAAGACCTGCACCTGGAACGCTTCAACGCCGGTGACCACCTGGGCGCCGTTGCCGAAGTGGCCCGCGCCGAAAGCATTTCGCGAGTGCTTTACCCGGCCGACAGCACCGAAGCAGGGCAGGAACTGCGCCTGCGCCAGGAATACTTCTTCGTTTCCGCCTCGCTGCAGGACTTGCTGCGTCGCCACAAGAACATGCACGGCTCGGTACTGAGCCTGGGCGAACATGCGGCCATCCAGCTCAACGACACGCACCCCTCAATCGCGGTGGCCGAGTTGATGCGCCAGTTGGTCGACCTGCATGACATCCCGTGGGAAGCCGCCTGGGACGTGACTGTCGAAACCCTGTCGTACACCAACCACACCTTGCTCCCGGAGGCGTTGGAAACATGGCCGGTCGGCTTGATGGAACGCATGCTGCCGCGCCACATGCAGATCATCTACCTGATCAACGCCCAGCATATCGACTCGCTGCGGGCCAAGGGCATCCACGACTTCGACGTGCTACGCGCCGTGTCGCTAATCGAGGAAGACAACGGCCGCCGCGTACGCATGGGTAACCTGGCGTTCCTGGGGTCCCACAGCGTCAACGGCGTGTCGGGCCTGCACACTCAGTTGATGCGCAGCACGGTGTTTTCCGAACTGCACAAGCTCTACCCGGACCGCATCAATAACAAAACCAACGGCATCACCTTCCGCCGCTGGCTGTACCAGGCCAACCCCAAGCTCACCGCGATGCTGGTGGAAGCGCTGGGCCCGGACATTCTCGACAACACCGAAACCCGCCTGGTGGAGCTGGAACCCTTTGCCGAGAAGCAAGCGTTCCGCAAAGCCTTCGCCGAACAGCGTTTGCACAGCAAGCGGGCGCTGGCCGATATCATTCACGAGCGCTTGGGGATTTCGGTCAACCCGGCGGCGATGTTCGATGTGCAGGTCAAGCGGATCCACGAGTACAAGCGCCAACTGTTGAACCTGCTGCACACCGTCGCGCTGTACCAGGCGATCCGTGCCGAGCCGGGAACCGACTGGGTACCTCGGGTGAAGATCTTCGCCGGCAAGGCGGCTGCCAGCTATCACCAGGCCAAGCTGATCATCAAACTGACCAACGACATCGCCCGTACCGTCAACAACGACCCCACTGTGCGTGGTTTACTCAAGGTAGTGTTCCTGCCCAACTACAACGTCAGCCTGGCGGAAAGCATCATTCCGGCGGCCGATCTGTCGGAGCAGATTTCCACTGCCGGCTTTGAGGCTTCGGGCACCAGCAACATGAAGTTCGGCCTCAATGGTGCGCTGACCATCGGCACCATGGACGGCGCCAACGTCGAGATGCACGAGCGGGTGGGCGCTGATCACATGTTCATCTTCGGTCTCAGCGCCCAGCAGGTCGAAGCGCGCAAACACGCGGGTGAGTTCAATGCCGGGCCGGACATCGCGGCGTCCCATCGCTTGAACGATGTGCTGCAAGCGATTCGCGGCGGGGTGTTCTCGCCGGATGATCCGGGCCGCTATGCCGGCCTGGTGGACTCGTTGATCGACTACGATCGCTTCCTGGTCTGTGCCGACTTCGATTCCTACTGGGATGCCCAGGCGCGGGTCGAGGCTCACTGGCACGACTCCAAGGAGTGGTGGCGCTCGGCGGTGCTCAATACCGCGCGCATGGGTTGGTTCTCGTCGGACCGGACCATCCGGGAGTACGCGACAGAGATCTGGAAAGCGTTGGATTAG